A segment of the Takifugu flavidus isolate HTHZ2018 chromosome 7, ASM371156v2, whole genome shotgun sequence genome:
GGGATATGCAATAAAGAATAATCCTAttaataaatatactgtatagtaTTCTTTGGATCACGGATCCATCTGCTATTTGTAAAGAGATTGATGggctctgcaaaaaaaaagacatcctCAGTGTATAAAGCATTGAGTATAATGATCATTTTATGTAGCTCGTTTCTCAAGTTCAAATGGTTCTTGTTGTAAAGGCAACTTTAAGATTTACACaaagaaaatatacaaaaaaaactATACACAGCACTATTACAACATTCAATCAGTCTGCATGGTCATGGTCATTAGTCTGCATGCTACTTCTAATTATTGTTCCTTAAAAATAGCATCCCATATTAGTGTTAAATAATAACATTTGAAGAAGTTTTCTCCTCCATGGAAGAAGCGTGTTGTGAGCTGATGTTGATGCTGACCGGCTCTCCGGAGCCGACTCTCCCtccagcagctggtgctgctgcgctCCTCTCGGAGGCAGAGGACCCGACCATCTGGAGCGGCGTGGGGGTAGTCAGCTAAGTAGCTTACCAACCCGACCGGCAGGCCCCACCATCGGACACATACGAAGAACGCGTCTTTATACTTTCCTAACGAAACATGGCCTATAACCGGAGGAGTTCTCCAGGACAGCCGGCATCGACATAGCAGGATTCTACCCCGCGTAGGTGAGTGTGTCTTGGCGTCAGCGAGTGGAGCTCATCCGCTGGAGCTGCCGGTGTTACCACCGTGCTAGCCTTTATTTTCAAATATGTCAGCGGATTTGCTGATGTAGTGCCGTAACGGTGGGCTTAGAGCGAATGTTCGAATGGAGCCGCTACTCTTGACAGTGAAGGAGACTCCGTTTATTGCTGAACCGCCAGGGTTGAACCCTTCTTTCGTGTCCACGGATGCGTCTCGCCGCTGCCGCCAGCCGGTCTGAACCTGCTCTGGCTGCAGCCTGACTCGACACAACAGTGACCTTCATGTCTCTCATTCACTctagagctgcagcctccaacacaaacatgatTCTAACTCTGTCCGCTGTCATTAAAAATGGCAGAAACACGCACAATTAACGGGCTATCCTATTATCCGCCCTTTATAATTGATGTTTGCGCTGACGCAGCTCCTCAGGAACCACAATGATGGAGGCGGCTGCTTGAACTGAGAGCGGCGGTTCTGGAGGACCTTATGTCTGCAAAAGTTGAATAAATGTTTGCCTTCTCTGTCACACATAAAGTGCTCCATGTCCCGGTTTGCAGGTTCAAATAAACTCCATAGAAATTGAACTATATATCTATATTGCATGTGGATTTTAGGCGACTCGAGTATCACTTGGGAAGGTAGATAGAGCTTCAATGATTTCATGCAACACCAAACAAAGACCACTGTGAACGCGTTTAATCAAATCCCATGTTCCAATGATATCCTCTTAGTTAAAATGTAAGGGGAATATAATGAATTGGAGCTATGATCGTAATATTTGGTCATGTTTTGGAAGGTATTTTTCCATGAAGAATACCAGATGACCTGTCTAGGACTTTATACAACTTTCTTCCACACATTAAAGGTGACATAGTGTGATATCCATTTCTTGTTTTATATTGGCCATGCACATTTCCTTCCTTCAAGTGACAGTGATATTTGTGCTGATCAGCAGTGCAGTGATGCGTCCATATCTGCCAGTGTTTACGTTCGGTTATTCATCCCCCTCTTGTGGCCGTATTTATAACTACACGCTAATTCACCTAaaccaggggtgtccaaactttttgccaagagggccagatttgataacgtgaagatgcccgggggccagtagatccttctgatgtttttttaaccagaaaagttacatgcaaatgtacactattataaaacaattttcattgtcacaattctctttatttttcaaatggcagtgtaaccaaatataagccactcaggcagacgtgaacaactctaaaaacacaaatctgcctttaattcatatctggagagtcagataacattgaacactgaactgtatggaataccttaaatttccatgagtttgataaatgtaatgcaaagttgtctgttatcattcaagtttaaaacaagtaaattttgctcttgtcttttacaagatctacaagaaaggaggaattacattttagtgatttatttagtctgttagtgccagcgggccataaataatacattgtaagactgaagttgcgggccgtatgaaatcttaccgcgggccgtgattggcccccgggccggactttggacatgcctgacCTAAACCTAAGGATCTTTCTAGATCCTTAATACTCAATTGAATAcgattaaattttaaaaaagtacGTAAAGAGTTAATGTCTGAAAGCTATTATTCTCTTGAAAACCAAGAAATGCTAACAAGCTTTTTTTGTATTTGGAGGAATTTGTTCTAAAATGTTGTGACAATTCCAATGTTTAAATATAATACACAAGAAATCTAACGCATCCATACATGCACGTTTTAACTGTAATCGTTGACGATTTTAAATTTAGCACGACTTTTTATTCATTACTTTGTATATCATGATGGCTTATTAAAAAGACCCCAAGGTTCAGCAGAATGCAGCAATTATCACTATTCCGATAAtaatttttgctctttttttttttgaatttcAGGAATGTTCACCCTCACAGAAGTAGCATCTCTGAATGACATCCAGCCAACGTACCGAATATTAAAACCATGGTGGGATGTCTTCATGGATTATCTTGGCATCGTCATGTTGATGTTGGCTATATTCTCAGGAACCATGCAGTTAACCAAAGACCAAGTGGTTTGTCTTCCAGTTCTGGAACAAGCTCCTGAACCAGTCGGGGGTTTCTTAGAACCCCGACCACCAGCAACAGCTGATAGCTTATGGGACAAAGAAAGTATAATCGGAGAGCAAGCAGCTCCTTTAATGGCTAAAAGGCCTCCTGATAGCATCACCCCTGCAGTTCACCTCAGCTCACAGTCAGGGACCGTGGGCCCCCCTCAGCCCACTGGTGTGAGGACCAAGTTAGACTTTCAGCAGTATGTTTTTGTCAACCAGATGTGCTACCATGTTGCTCTTCCTTGGTATTCAAAATATTTCCCTTACCTCGCTCTAATCCACACCATTGTTTTGATGGTCAGTAGCAACTTCTGGTTCAAGTACCCAAAGACAAGTTCCAAAATCGAACATTTCGTTTCCATTCTGGGAAAATGTTTCGAGTCACCGTGGACCACCAAAGCTCTGTCTGAAACCGCATGTGAGGACTCCGAAGAGAACAAGCAGAGGCTGGCTGGTGCCTCCACCCTCCTGAAGCATCTGTCCACGAGCAGCGAGGAGGGGAGTCCGAACCAGTCCGCCCCGGTCTTGAATAAATCGGGAGTCACGTTTTCTGTGGAAAAGCTTGTAAGTGAAGTTCCCCCCATGACCATACTGGACAAAAAGGACGGCGAGCAAGCGAAAGCCTTGTTCGAAAAAGTCCGGAAATTCCGCGCCCACGTGGAAGACAGCGACCTGATTTACAGACTCTACGCTATTCAGACAGTCATCAAAACAGTCAAGTTCATTTTGATCCTGTGTTACATCATGACCTTTGTGGCATCCATAGACTTTGACCACGTGTGTGAGCCCGAGATAAAGCATTTGACTGGATATACGAAATTCCAATGCACGCACAACATGGCTTTCATGCTAAAGAAGCTCCTCGTCAGCTACATTGCTATCATGTGTGTTTATGGCACCATCTGCATCTACACCCTCTTCTGGCTTTTCCGGAGACCGCTGAAGGAGTACTCCTTCGAAAAagtcagagaggagagcagctttAGCGACATTCCCGATGTCAAGAACGACTTTGCGTTCCTCCTCCACATGGTTGATCAGTACGATCAGCTGTATTCCAAGCGTTTCGGAGTTTTCCTCTCTGAGGTGAGTGAGAACAAACTGCGGGAGATCAGTCTGAACCACGAGTGGACCTTCGAGAAGCTGCGGCAGCACGTGACCCGCAGTCCGCAGGATAAGTCAGAACTCCACCTTTTTATGCTCTCTGGTGTTCCAGACGCTGTGTTTGACCTTACGGACTTGGAAATCCTTAAACTCGAGCTAATCCCAGAGGCCAGAATAACGGCCAAGATCTCCCAAATGACCAACCTCCAGGAGCTGCATTTCTATCACTGTCCCGCCAAAGTCGAGCAAACCGCGTTCATTTTTCTTCGCGATCACCTCCGGTGCCTTCTCGTCAAATTCACCGACGTTGCGGAGATTCCCAGCTGGGTTTATATGCTGAGAAATTTAAGGGAACTCTACTTAGTCGGTAATCTAAACTCGGAAAATAACAAAATGATCGGGCTGGAGTCCATGCGGGACCTCAGGCACTTGAAGGTTTTGCAGCTAAAGAGCAACCTCACAAAGATCCCCACCAACATCACGGATCTCTCCCCGCACCTGATTAAGCTGGTCGTTCACAACGACGGCACGAAGCTTCTGGTCCTGAACAGtctgaagaaaatgatgaatcTGGCTGTACTGGAGCTTCTCAACTGTGAGCTGGAGAGAATCCCGCACGCCATCTTCAGTCTGACCAACCTCCAAGATCTAGATCTTAAATCCAACAATATTTGTACCATTGAGGAGATCATCAGCTTCCAGCATTTGAAGCGACTGACTTGCCTCAAGCTGTGGCACAATAAGATCGTCACCATCCCAGTGTCCATAAGCCACGTCAAAAATCTGGAGTGTCTGTACCTCTCCCACAACAAACTGGAGGCTCTGCCCTCTTCGTTATTCACCCTCCTCAAACTGCGGTACCTCGATGTAAGCCACAACTCCGTCGTGGTGATCCCACTAGAAGTAGGCTTTCTGCAGAACCTCCAACATTTCGCAATCAACGGCAACAAAGTGGAGGTGGTTCCGAAGCAACTGTTCAAGTGCGGCAAACTGAAGAGCTTGTGTCTCAGCCACAACTGCATCGCATCCATTCCCGAAAAGATCGGCCAGCTTTCCCAGCTGACCCACCTGGAACTGAAGGGGAACTGCCTGGATCGCCTCCCCCCTCAGCTCAGCCTCTGCCGACTCCTGCGCAGAAGCTGCCTGATAGTGGAGGACCATCTCTTCGACTCGCTGCCCCTAGAGGTGAAAGACAGTATCAATCAGGAAAACACCCTTTCTTTTCCCAATGGGTGCAAGTGTCTGAGTGATGGACGATAATCCGGCAGCGAATGCCGGGCACTTCCCCCCTGGAGTGATTTTATTATCAAACCATGATATTAGCAGCAATAGTTCAGGGTTCACTATTGATGAAATGATACTTCTACAGTATTGATGTATAAAATGAATAGGTCACAGCACATGCACTGGTTAGCACCACTGGGGAATAGAACTGTGAACTGAACAAAACCTATAACACATCTTTACTTTTGTTCTGTCTGTCTCAGTATTTGTGTCACGTTCATTAGATTTGCTACGTAATGCATTGACTTGtgcatttaaaatcattttagtCGGTATTCCGACAGGAATCTCTGATCTAGACATCTACCAAAAGCCAATTATGTTTGAATGGTTCAATTAAAACCTCAGGGTTTTGACGAGAGCGGACCACGAAAGCTCCACGGAAAACAGTGTAACACCAACTCGAATGCAAATTTCACTGCGAGAGTAAAGGCCGATTATATTTGCTGCACAATTAAACGTAGGGGGAATGTAGGATCAGCCTTGTTTACTCTAAACCATTCCAGTTTGAGGATACACAGGATACAGCCTGTTATCCATACACTCTTCCTAATGTTTTCCACTTCAAAAATCACAATGCCTATTCGTCTGTTATTTATATATTGTTGTTTTCCACGAGTACAAAAATTAAGCGTTAAAGAATGCATATTTTTGTTTGCTGCGTATTCATTTACTGTTTAATTATTCTATTATCATGCTGTTGATGGTACAtttatgatgtgtttttgttccttgtATGTATTTATTATGTCTTGTATTATGTGTTCTCTTTGCACAGCACTTTGTCAGTCTAGTTATAAATAAAGATATGAATTagtaaaaaaaaggatttttataATTAATAGTAGTAATAAAAGTTGACATCTTGGTcatcgtacacacacacacacacacacacatacatacatgcattcATATCCGGTATCCAAATTATATGATCATTAATCATATGATACCAGTTTTTCATAACATTTAGTAGAACATTAAGCTCATCATGGGTGTTTCGTGTTTAtgtagaatagaatagaatattaCTTTCCAAACTTTGTTTTTAGCTCCTTTATGCAGAGCTATTCTGTTTGTTCTGAATGTCAACATCAATGAGATTTAAAGATTCTTTAGATATTATTAGTTAAGatcataaaaaagaaagaggtcaAGGTGCATTTACAGTGTTTTAGTATACATTGTTTGGCCTGTAGTGTACACTGAACCCTCCTCATTATAAAAAAGctacaacaacaccaacaaaatGGTGAATATACATGTACTTACATGTGCACGAGGCTTTCCGAGGACACAGTTGTTAATCTGATGCGATTTCCTGTTTACCTGATAAGTGAAATTCGCAGTAAACATCCTCCGTTCTGAAGAGCAGCTGTAAACATTTATCTATTCCCGGGAGTTCCTTCATTTTTTAGGGACAGATGTGTTTTTCAAACGTATTTCTTGTTTCAGTCCTAAAGTAACTATTATTGGATATAAAGAAAAATAGATAGTGATTTTCTACAGCAAgattatatatacacatatcAAAAGAATGAAGTGGACACTGAAAAACTAGTTTGTAATGATAATTGGCATCTTTGGAACAATGAATAAAAAGATATCCTTGGCCAAAATATACTAGTGCCATGCTTTGAGGGTTTTAGATAatcacatctttttttaaaggtattACATGACTATAATGGAAGAGTGAATGCtggaaaacatttaaatatcagAAACGAATAGAAATGTAAAGCAGCAGAAATTGGAATAAGTCAAATCAGGTATAACAGCTTTAGCACTCCTAGTGACCTTAACTGTTGGACATTGAGCAGACCAAACGCTAAACAATCCTACGGTTTAAAGATTATTACGCTTGCATTCTGGACTATGGGAGGAAAAGACATGGAGAGTGTAGAGAAAGGATGTTTGAATCTAAGGCAGTCTGACACTGGGATTGTTACAGGAATGCTCTCAGGTGGATAAAATAATCACATTGCCTACAGGAAGTAATTCCTTGGAATCAAGCAACGTCCTGCGCACTCGTCACAAACCCTTTACCCTCGCGGGATGACACTGCCAGCTCCATTTCTATGGAAGGGTCATTGGAAAATCAATGACTGCCAAGAAGAACTACAACCTGGAGACAGGACAAACATCATGTCAATTTAAAGTTTGATTGGCTCTGAAATCTGTGTCTGTGCTTCAGACAGCAGAAGATGAGAGAAGTAATTGCTTTAATGGCCTGCAGACAGCCTGACAATGCTGGACTTGTTAAAGTGCCACAGCAGCATGGGACAGTCAAGGTTgcgaccactaggtggcgccaaAGTACCCGAGAAAAAGACCGTTGTCAGTAGAGATGTAGGgacgcgtgtttgtgtgtgtgtgtgttcacgcacACGTCTGTAAAAATAACAGATAGATATCTTAGATATCTTACATTAAACTCTCGATGGCAGCAAGATTAAAGGCTTGTTTTGATAATCCTCAAATGACAAGAGTCCCATAAAATAACCAGAGACTTTAACAGTGATTTGGCTCCAATCTAAAAACATCAGCTTGCCCCATTGCTACAACAAAAGAACAAGCGTTTGCAGCCATGTTTTTACCCTGGTACTCCGTGGCTGCGACTCTGCGGACGCCCcgaggacagcagcagagcttcagcagcagcactttgtgAACACTTGCGCAGCTGATGAGCTGTAATTATGTTTTAATTATTCCTGTAGGGCATCATTCTGTTCACTGCTCGTCCCCAAATGAAGACATTTTGAAAACATTTGATTCACTTATCATCACACGACATTATGTCAGCACCCACAGCTTTGATGACGATCTAGAGTATATATCCTCTAAATATAGAACATTTATAATTTATTGCTAACCtttaacatttaatatttatttaacattgaTTGTTAACATTATTATATGTTCtaagtatacacacacacaggcgcgcgcacacacacacacacacatgtatatacagtgtgtgtgtgtgtgtgtgtgtgtgtgtgtgtgtgtgtgtgtgtatactcgGCACCCATCTTTTCTTGTGCCCATGGGTGAAGCCTTGTCACCTAATATGCAGGCTGTTGCAACAAAGTGACAGATGTCCTGATGTGATCCGTCTGCATTTTTGGCCTCCATCTGTGTTGTTAGTACAAATGGTTGTGGATAGTCCgaggagagagctgcagcttttccaTATATGTTAAATGTATTAGAAGTTCTTATTTCTGGGAGCTGATTCCAGATCCCTTGGCAGTCCCTCCACAGCAATCtgccaaatctttttttttttctttgcaccaCTTGTCTATCAACATCTCTGCCTCCTTCACTGCTTCTGAGGGCCCCGATGTTTAGGGTTCAATGCCACTGAACTGCATCTCAatctccatttttttcccctcagcttTGGTCCTTGCTTGGCAAGAGAAAGATTAGGGGCTAGGGTCCTGAGGTGAGTATCCCACCCTTCTCCTTGGTCCTCacaccctccttctcctctctcatccttaGAGATTCAAATCCTTTTAGCTTCTTCCTCAGGTAAAATTGCCAAGGACCTTGTGAGCCCTAGGTTCCCCTGGAGGTAAAATCTATAATGGAGTTTTGATTTGAGCAAGAACAGCCTTGAAAATGGACTGCTTTAACCAGGTAGCTGCCTCACAGAAGGTCAGCGGTACTCCAGGTGGACACAACATGCCACAAACTGTGTTAGGAAAAGAACAGAACAAAGGAACAGTTTTAATCTCAGGAAAGGTGACCTGTAGACACTGtcataaataaatcaaaggagattttggtcaaattATTCGGCATCGGTTGCTGTCTCTGCAGCAAGTCAGGAAACGACTATTTTATCCTTGGAATCCCGTCTTTAGAAATGGTTTGAAACCAGAGCTGCAAACAACAGAAATGAGTGAGAAACTATTTGAGGTTTATTTTTGATTCCACAAATGTTGTTTTGCGTTGCCACCCTAACTTGAAGATAGAGGGCACTAAAGCCTCAGTTTTGGAACACCTCCAGCACAGAAGATTCCCTGTGCTTTCTCTAGTTAGCATTCCATTTGGAATACTTACCTCAGCATTACCAGAAGGTCAGAGCAAAGGTCAGGATGAGGTACAGAAAGGCCATGCGCTCTGGTCCTGGATGGCAaaagtgtaaaataaaataaaataaatgacaaaattattattgtttttagcTTACAAACATGTGtattagtttcttttttttaaatgtacacagcagtaaaataaaagttaatttAAAGGTATCAGCAACCTTAAGAATAAGAAGTGAGCCTGATACAGGATTTTTACCATGGGATGTGACAGGTTTGTAAAAGAGTGAGATTAGGATTTGGAATTCTAGACAAATATGCTTCATTACCAGTTTATTGATGTACCCTCTGCTGACTTTCAATTTTTAATCAGCCActcaaagggaaaaaacaaacaaactgtttGCTCTGCCCAAGTTTCTGCTTGGTATCAAAAGACAAATCACATCCCTGCTGCAGCTATAATCTCAGTTAatcagcatcatttactgcaCTTAGCAGCGCTGTTTCAAATTCAAATGACACACTTGTGCGAAAAGCAATCGCCATCTGCCCCAGTTCTCATCGATGgcgggttgttttttttttttttcgctttttttaaatgatgaaattGGTCGTTGCCTCCCATCAAATGTCTCACAGACATAATTCTTCCTGACAGTTGGATCCAAGCTTTGACAGCCTGGAACTTGTTGAGTTTTCTCTAAATACTTGCCATTGCAATGAGTTAAACATCCCCCGGAGGCACCGCAGAGTTTTCCTTTTGAACAGGCACCCAAGGGATGCCAAGCTGGGACGGCACGAGGAACTGGAGGTCTTATGGAGAGGGCTGTTTGGGTTTATCTAATGGTACCATGGGCaatttcttctgccactgcagagggaggggaataaaagagggatgaaaagagagaggagagtgcATTTAAGAGAGAATCTTTATCTGGGCTTAATATGCCATGCTCAAGCAGAGTGGAGGATTTTTTTGTTGTACAGATCTCTTTTGTCAGATCCTACCTATCCATGGAAGACCCAGGGGCACTCTAAGAACATACGCATCACCTAGATTTGCCTTCCAGCCCATTCCTCTCCAGCTACCGCACCCTCTTCCCGCTGGCTTCTTTGTGTAGCGCAGCCGAGTGAGCATTTTGGAAATCAAATCTCAGTTTGTCAGAGTAAAACTGGAGCAGGCTTCATTTTGAAAAGACTTATTTCTACATAATTGTTCTGAGCACATAAGCGCGGAAGCCTTTTCTCCAGCGCCTCGCCTGCTGCGATGCAAAATGGGGCAAAACGAGAGCTGCTGGGAAAAACAGAGCGACTCCGTGGCTGCACCATTGGATCTCCCTCCGGAACGGCACATTTATTTATCCAGTCGTGATATGCCTGATCAAATCTGACATCTTCTGTAAATATCATCACACGGCAGAGGAACTTTTCTTGATTCAGAACTTGTGTATCTGTGTAGAAGTACAAATTAGGATGGATACTTATATGTGACACATTTTCCAAATGGTTCTTTGGTTCTGTGGAACATGTAGAAATAAACCTGATCTGGGGACGTTGACAATATCTTACTGGTAATAAATACTGGTATATAAAAGTTTAAGTGAAATCATTAAGACCTATTAACTTCCAACACACCACAGAGTGAATGTTAATCAGGCACGGGTATTAGATTAATCAATCATTCTGTCCAAACAGTCATTTTTAACTTGGTAAATATACTAAATACCTGTTAAAATAAGTCCTGCCTTAATATGTTCAATTTAAACTTTTATGAACTTGGCATTAGTACACATTTATGTCCACTGACGGTTCATGTTTTCTATTAATTAAGGCTATATTACAACCAAAAGCAAACCTAATCAAGCAAAAAACACGGTATTTGTAGGGCCTTTGGCTGCTTTCTGTTAAACTTTGGTTGCGAGCATGACAAAAGAGTTTATATACATAAAATGGAGATTTATTCCCACATTAGAAGTCAGTACATGGCATCCTGACAAAGCCTTTATctacattttatttccattttaaatggaCAAAGGGAGTTAAgtttgttaaaaagaaatatttaaatgtgc
Coding sequences within it:
- the lrrc8db gene encoding leucine rich repeat containing 8 VRAC subunit Db; this translates as MFTLTEVASLNDIQPTYRILKPWWDVFMDYLGIVMLMLAIFSGTMQLTKDQVVCLPVLEQAPEPVGGFLEPRPPATADSLWDKESIIGEQAAPLMAKRPPDSITPAVHLSSQSGTVGPPQPTGVRTKLDFQQYVFVNQMCYHVALPWYSKYFPYLALIHTIVLMVSSNFWFKYPKTSSKIEHFVSILGKCFESPWTTKALSETACEDSEENKQRLAGASTLLKHLSTSSEEGSPNQSAPVLNKSGVTFSVEKLVSEVPPMTILDKKDGEQAKALFEKVRKFRAHVEDSDLIYRLYAIQTVIKTVKFILILCYIMTFVASIDFDHVCEPEIKHLTGYTKFQCTHNMAFMLKKLLVSYIAIMCVYGTICIYTLFWLFRRPLKEYSFEKVREESSFSDIPDVKNDFAFLLHMVDQYDQLYSKRFGVFLSEVSENKLREISLNHEWTFEKLRQHVTRSPQDKSELHLFMLSGVPDAVFDLTDLEILKLELIPEARITAKISQMTNLQELHFYHCPAKVEQTAFIFLRDHLRCLLVKFTDVAEIPSWVYMLRNLRELYLVGNLNSENNKMIGLESMRDLRHLKVLQLKSNLTKIPTNITDLSPHLIKLVVHNDGTKLLVLNSLKKMMNLAVLELLNCELERIPHAIFSLTNLQDLDLKSNNICTIEEIISFQHLKRLTCLKLWHNKIVTIPVSISHVKNLECLYLSHNKLEALPSSLFTLLKLRYLDVSHNSVVVIPLEVGFLQNLQHFAINGNKVEVVPKQLFKCGKLKSLCLSHNCIASIPEKIGQLSQLTHLELKGNCLDRLPPQLSLCRLLRRSCLIVEDHLFDSLPLEVKDSINQENTLSFPNGCKCLSDGR